The following nucleotide sequence is from Drosophila kikkawai strain 14028-0561.14 chromosome 2L, DkikHiC1v2, whole genome shotgun sequence.
GCGGCACCATGGCCCCAGCCGGGTCCGGTCAGACCCCAGGGAGCAGAGCTGGCATGGACGGCAACGGCAGCTGGGGCGCCCCAGAGGCCATTGTTCCAGGCGCCATTCCAGGCACCGTTCCAGGCACCATTCCAGGCTCCATTCCACAGACCAGGTGCGCCATGGGCCACCGGGCTGACATAGGACACTCCGGGCGAGATCTGGGCCCACGAGGCCTGAGCTCCGACCAGGGCGCACACGAACATGACTACGGCAACGGCGAACTG
It contains:
- the LOC108079588 gene encoding adult cuticle protein 1, with the protein product MKFAVAVVMFVCALVGAQASWAQISPGVSYVSPVAHGAPGLWNGAWNGAWNGAWNGAWNNGLWGAPAAVAVHASSAPWGLTGPGWGHGAAIPGIGLAQGPGLAAGAHGHEGVYVAKTRGAIHTAPLAGHINSATSVNVAPAPGTL